The proteins below are encoded in one region of Effusibacillus dendaii:
- a CDS encoding DUF2294 domain-containing protein, with protein sequence MAQTTKNRLEAEISESYIKLQREILGRGPQETKTYIIRDMVIVRMKGVLTHEETHLVQSEKGKQLVKAMRRILREQYSQDTEGIISRITGCQVISSHSDVSTKIGEQVELFILDLDLEKKLKEKTEQ encoded by the coding sequence TTGGCGCAAACTACAAAAAACAGGCTGGAAGCAGAAATTAGTGAATCCTACATTAAACTTCAAAGGGAAATTTTGGGGCGGGGTCCGCAGGAAACAAAGACATACATCATTCGAGACATGGTGATTGTTCGAATGAAAGGTGTGTTGACACATGAAGAAACCCATCTTGTACAGTCGGAAAAAGGGAAACAGCTTGTCAAGGCGATGCGCAGGATCTTGCGGGAACAATACAGTCAGGATACGGAAGGAATCATCTCACGCATTACGGGGTGTCAGGTTATCTCCAGCCATAGTGACGTAAGCACGAAAATTGGCGAGCAAGTGGAATTGTTTATTTTAGATTTGGATCTGGAAAAGAAGTTGAAGGAAAAAACTGAACAGTGA
- a CDS encoding APC family permease: MPSQTLRKILFGRPLKSSEAEAEKMPVWKALPILSSDALSSVAYGTEQILLELATVGAVAFSFSLPIAVAIIILIAILVVSYRQVIDAYPRGGGSYMVAKENLGLMWGRLAGVSLLIDYTLTVAVSVAAGVQALTSAFPATVPYIVPIAIALVWIMVWMNLRGTSEAGTVFAFPTYLFIFCMLLLVGKGTFDWMTGAVHTAHAVTIPTDMPAGLTMFVLLRAFSSGCSAVTGIEAISNAVPHFRNPAQRNAKLTMIMLGTLLAVIFGGVTILSLVYGVYPDPTGNTSVLSMVTENAFGRGSMYFVIQIATMLILTLAANTSFNGFPILASIMAQDQNFPRMFANRGDRLAFNYGIITLGILASLLLILFRGKTDLLIPLYAIGVFLSFTMAQSGLVLKWVRERNRGWQRKVLINGIGAAATFAVVLIFSITKFTEGAWIVVVVTPLLLWLITKIHKHYEAVAKQLRFDLNDPLPQKESVIIVPVAGIHRVVASTLAYAKTLSPKVVAFYVAFSEEEAERMEKKWEQWNPGVRLVTFVSRYRTVVEPLVEFVERVDCRLNRTSTVMVLLPQFVPKKFWQRLLHNQSAFRIRAMLFGRKDVVVATLPYHLQE; this comes from the coding sequence ATGCCTAGTCAAACACTTAGAAAGATCCTGTTCGGACGACCATTAAAATCAAGCGAGGCAGAAGCTGAGAAAATGCCCGTGTGGAAGGCGCTGCCGATTTTGTCGTCAGACGCTCTTTCCTCTGTGGCATACGGCACGGAGCAAATTCTCTTGGAACTGGCGACTGTTGGGGCTGTAGCCTTCTCCTTTTCATTGCCGATAGCAGTAGCCATTATCATTCTGATCGCCATTTTGGTCGTAAGTTATCGCCAGGTGATCGATGCGTATCCGCGAGGAGGCGGCTCTTACATGGTCGCCAAGGAAAACCTGGGACTCATGTGGGGACGTCTTGCGGGTGTCTCACTGTTAATCGATTACACGTTGACGGTAGCTGTTTCTGTAGCAGCCGGAGTTCAGGCGCTTACGTCTGCTTTTCCGGCAACGGTGCCTTACATTGTCCCGATCGCGATTGCCCTTGTTTGGATAATGGTCTGGATGAACCTGCGAGGAACGTCTGAAGCGGGTACGGTTTTCGCGTTTCCAACCTATCTGTTCATCTTTTGCATGCTGTTGCTTGTCGGAAAAGGCACATTTGACTGGATGACCGGAGCTGTCCATACAGCTCATGCGGTCACCATTCCAACGGACATGCCTGCAGGACTTACGATGTTTGTTTTGCTGAGAGCATTTTCTTCCGGATGTTCCGCCGTCACGGGAATTGAAGCAATTTCCAACGCCGTTCCGCATTTTCGAAATCCGGCCCAGCGCAATGCGAAGCTTACTATGATAATGTTAGGGACTTTGTTGGCAGTGATCTTTGGCGGGGTAACGATTCTGTCTCTGGTTTACGGCGTATATCCTGATCCAACAGGGAATACTTCCGTATTATCGATGGTTACGGAAAATGCGTTCGGTCGAGGGAGTATGTACTTCGTTATACAGATTGCCACGATGCTCATTTTGACATTAGCGGCGAATACCAGCTTCAACGGGTTTCCGATTTTGGCCTCCATTATGGCGCAGGATCAAAACTTTCCCCGTATGTTTGCCAATCGGGGAGATCGGTTGGCGTTTAACTATGGAATTATTACATTGGGGATATTGGCCAGTCTGCTGCTCATCTTGTTCCGTGGGAAGACGGATCTGCTCATCCCGCTTTACGCGATCGGTGTCTTCTTGTCATTTACAATGGCACAAAGCGGGCTGGTGCTTAAATGGGTAAGAGAAAGGAACAGGGGGTGGCAGCGAAAAGTACTTATCAACGGAATTGGGGCTGCCGCGACCTTTGCTGTGGTATTAATATTCAGCATTACCAAGTTTACGGAAGGCGCATGGATTGTCGTTGTCGTGACACCACTCTTACTGTGGCTGATCACAAAGATCCACAAGCATTACGAGGCGGTTGCAAAGCAGCTGAGATTTGATTTGAACGATCCGCTCCCTCAAAAAGAATCTGTCATAATCGTGCCGGTTGCGGGAATCCACCGAGTCGTCGCATCGACCCTTGCTTACGCAAAGACTCTCTCTCCTAAAGTAGTTGCTTTCTACGTGGCGTTTTCTGAGGAAGAGGCGGAACGAATGGAGAAAAAATGGGAACAATGGAACCCCGGGGTTCGGCTTGTGACCTTCGTGTCCCGATATCGAACCGTCGTTGAACCCCTTGTGGAATTTGTAGAACGGGTTGATTGCCGTTTAAACC